CGCATCGGCTCCCGACGCCGAGCGGATCCGGCTGGCCCAGGCCGACTCCGGGGAGCAGGACTGGCGCGCATGGGGTCCCTATCTGTCCGAACGGGCCTGGGGAACGGTACGGGAGGACTACAGCGAGCACGGTACGGCCTGGGACTACTTCCCGCACGATCACGCGCGGTCCCGAGCGTACCGATGGAACGAGGACGGGATGGCCGGCGTCTGTGACGACCGGCAGACGTTCTGTTTCGCCCTGGCGCTGTGGAACGGGGTCGACCCGATCCTCAAGGAGCGGATGTTCGGCCTCGGCGGCGACGGCGGCAACCACGGGGAGGACGTCAAGGAGTACTGGTGGTACGAGGACTCCACCCCGACGCACTCCTGGATGCGGTGGCGCTACCACTACCCGCAGGCTGCCTTCCCGTACGACGAGCTCGTCGCGGTGAACGCGCTGCGCGGCCGCGACGACACCGAGTACGAGCTGGTGGACACCGGGATCTTCGACGACGACCGGTACTGGGCGGTCACCGTCGACTACGCGAAGGCGTCCCCGACGGACCTGTGCATCGTGGTGACCGTCGCCAACCGGGGTGACCGGGCGGCGACGCTGCACGTGCTGCCCACCCTCTGGTTCCGCAACACCTGGGCGTGGGGGCTGCCCGGCGCCGACCGGGTGCCCCGGCTGGTGGGTGAGGGCTCCCGGCTGGTCGGGGAGCACTGGGTGCTCGGCCAGGTGCTGCTGGAGGGGGAGGGGACGCCGACCCCGCTGCTGTGCGACAACGACACCAACGCCGAGCGGCTGTGGGGCCTGCCCGGCCGGTCGCCGTACCCGAAGGACGGGATCAACGACCACGTGGTCAACGGCGCGCCCACGGTCAACCCGGACCGGGAGGGCACCAAGGGGGCGTTGCACTACGTGCTGGACGTGCCGGCGGGCGGGCAGCGGCAGATCAGGTTGCGGCTCACCCGGACCGCCCCGCCGCCGGCGGCCGGTCCGCCGCCGCCCGCCGACCTGGGCGACGGGTTCGACGCGGTGGTGTGGGCCCGCCGGGCCGAGGCCAACCGGTTCTTCGCCGGGATCATCCCGGCCGCCGCCACCACCGACGAGGCGCTGGTGGCGCGGCAGGCGATCGCCGGGCTGATGTGGGGCAAGCAGTTCTACCACTTCGACGTCAAGCGGTGGCTGGAGGGCGATCCGGGCTCGACGCCGCCGCCGGCCGGACGCCGGCACGGGCGCAACAGCCACTGGTGGCACATGACCAGCTTCGACGTCATCTCGATGCCGGATCCGTGGGAGTACCCGTGGTACGCGGCGTGGGACCTCGCGTTCCACTGCGTGAGCATCGCCCGCGTCGACCCGGCGTTCGCGAAGGCCCAACTGCTGCTCCTGCTGCGCGAGTGGTACCTGCACCCCAACGGGCAGATCCCGGCGTACGAGTGGGCGTTCGGTGACGTGAACCCGCCGGTGCACGCGTGGGCGGCGCTGAAGGTGTTCGAGATCGACGGCGGTCGCGACCACGAGTTCCTGGCCCGGGTCATGCACAAGCTGCTGCTCAACTTCACCTGGTGGGTCAACCGCAAGGACACCGGCGGCAACAACGTGTTCGAGGGCGGTTTCCTCGGGCTGGACAACGTCGGGCCGTTCGACCGGTCCGCGGCGCTGCCGGTGGCCGGTGTGCTGGAGCAGTCCGACGGCACCGGCTGGATGGCGATGTACGCGCTGAACATGCTCGACATCGCCATCGTCCTGGCCGAGCACGACCGCACCTGGGTGGACACCGCCACGAAGTTCTTCGAACACTTCGCGTACATCGCCGCGGCCGCGTACTCGCAGGGGCTGTGGGACGACGAGGACGCGTTCTTCTACGACGTGCTGCGACTGGCCGACGGGTCCAAGGTGCCGCTGAAGGTCCGCTCGGTGGTGGGGCTGCTGCCGCTGGCCGCGGTCACCCGGCTCACCGCGCGTACGCTGCACCACCTGCCCGAGTTGGGCGCCCGGCTGCGCTGGTTCCTGACCAACCGGCCCGAGTACGCCGACGTCGTCGGCACCCGCCGGTTGGGCCCGGACGGCCGGCAGCAGCGGCTGCTGTCCATGGTCGGCCCGGAGCAGATGGTGCGGCTGCTGGCCCGGATGCTCGACACCGACGAGTTCCTCTCCGAGTACGGCCTGCGGACGCTGTCCCGCGCTCATCTGGACAAGCCGTTCGCGGTCACGCTCGGCGGGCAGGAGTTCGCCGTCGGCTACGAGCCGGCCGAGTCGACCAGCGGCCTGTTCGGGGGCAACTCGAACTGGCGGGGTCCGATCTGGATGCCGACGAACTTCCTGCTGGTCAGCGCGCTGCGCGACTACGCGGCGTTCTACGGCGACGACCTGCAGATCGAGTACCCGACCCGGTCCGGGGTGAAGCGGACGCTCGACGAGATCGCCGACGACCTGTCCGCCCGCCTGATCGCGCTGTTCACCCGCGACGGCTGGGGCCGGCGTCCGATCTACGGCGCGGCCCAGCTGTTCCAGACCCACCCGGACTGGCGGGACCTGATCTCCTTCCCGGAGTACTTCCACGGCGACAACGGAGCGGGGCTGGGCGCGTGGCACCAGACCGGCTGGACGGCGCTGGTCGCCGACCTGATCCTCACCCTGCGTCGCTGACGGCGGGTCCAGCAAGAGTCGACTATCCGTCGCGGCCCGGCCGCATACCGTCACGGATCACTACGATCGGGCAGGTGTCCGAACCTCCCGAAACGGACGCCGACCAGGCCGTACGTGACACCATCGTCGCGGTGGCCCGCCGGCTCGCCGAAACCGAAGGGTGGGCCGCCGTCAGCCCCCGCCGGCTGGCCGAGCGCGCCGACCTGGAGCTCGCCGAGCTCTACCGGCACTTCGCCGACCAGGAGGAGGTGCTGGCCGCCGTCGCGGTGCGGGCCTTCGCCGACCTGGCCGCCGACCTGGCCGAGGCCCACGCGGACGCCGTCCCCGGTCCCGAGGGCGCCTGGCCGGCGGTGGTGGGGGCCTACCTCGACTTCGCGTACGCGAATCCGGAGGTCTACGACGCGATGCTCGTGCTGACGCCGGATCTGACTCTCGGCATCGACGGCGTGCCGGCGGCCCCACGGGCCGTCTTCGTCGAGCTGCGCGCCGCGCTCGCCCCGCTGGCGCAGGGGCGCGACCCGGACAGCCTGGCCGAGGTGGGTTGGAGCCTGCTGCACGGCCTGGTGATGCTCACCCGGGCCGGTCGCCTGCGCCCCGAGGCGCAGGAGGACCGGGAGACCATCATCGCGGACCACCTGCTGCGCTGGCCCCTGGCGGTCATCGATGCGGGGCGGACAGCCGATCGGTAATCGATTGCCCCGGCGCCCCGTCGCGCAGTGGAATGCGCTCTGACGCCGGCATCCGCCCGGCGATCGTGAACATGAGGAGGCAACGCCGTGACGGTGGACGCGATGGCTCGACGGCAGGCGCAGGTGCTGGTCTTCGACGCCGACGACACGCTGTGGGAGAACAACGTCGTGTTCGAACGCGTCATCGACGACTTCCTCGCGTGGCTCGACCACCCCACCCTCGACCGGCAGGAGATCCGGGCGATCCTCGACGACATCGAACGGGCCAACGCGGTGGTGCACGGCTACGGGAGCAAAGTGTTCCTGCGCAGCCTGGGGGAGTGCCTGGAGCGGTTGCGGGAGCGGCCGGCCACCGACGCCGAGCGGCGGGAGATCGACCGCCTCGCCGTGGCGCTGGTCGAGCACAAGGTCGAACTCATGCCCGGCGTCGCCGACGCGCTCGACGAACTGGCCGGCCGCCACGAGCTGCTGCTGCTCACCAAGGGGGAGCGTACGGAGCAGCAACGTAAGCTCGACGCATCCGGGCTGCTGCACCACTTCCGGGCCGCGCACATCGTGCCGGAGAAGAACGTCGACACCTACCGGTGGTTGACCCGCGAGCACGCCTTCGACCCGGCCGACGCCTGGATGATCGGCAACTCCCCGCGTTCGGACATCCTGCCCGCCCGCGCGGCCGGCCTGAACGCGGTCTTCATCCCGAACGAGAACACCTGGGTCCTGGAGGACGAGGAGCTGGACCCCACCGACGCGGGCGTGCTGCGCCTGGCCGCCTTCCCGGACCTGCTGCGGCACTTCTGAGCCGCCGGCCGGCCCCGCTCGCCCGCGCCGACGCGGGGGCATCTCGACCAGGAACAGCGCCGTCGGCGGGCCGTCCGTTACGCGGACATGCCGGTTTTCCCCGTTGAGATCAATCACCCTCCCGCAGGCTCCGGCGCTGCTTGTCCGGTCCCTCGCCGCCTGCCTAGATTGAGCCCCGCGCCCACGGCTGCTCGGGGTGAGACGGGGGCGCGCCGACGTCCGGTATGTGGGCACCGTGGAGCTGAGTGCATGCGGGCCGGCTCGTCGTGTCGAACCCCGTGGGTGTCGTGCCACACCCGCGCGGTGACGCGACGATGTCCGCGACCACACCGGACGGCCGGGGTCAGGACCGGGGAGTTGCGGACCCGGTCCTGACCCGTCTCTACGCCTCCTCCACCTGCCGTTCGACGCAGAGGAACAGCCGTTGAATTGGACAGACCGGATTGTGGACGCGACCGGGTGGCGTCAGGAGCCGTCCGGTGGTGACTGGCGCGATGTCGAATCCGAGTTCGGAGTGGCACTGCCGGCCGACTACGAAGAGCTGTGTCGCCGTTTCGGAGCGGGCTCGTTCTCGGCGTACCTGACCATCCTGCCGCCAACCGACGATCGCGGCGTTACGACACTGCTCGGCACCTGGCGGAGGTACCGGGAGGACAATCGCGCGGGCGACATGATCGAGCAGTTCCTCGCGCCGCACGGGCTGTACGAGCCGGACAAGGGGCCAGGACTGATCCGTTGGGTTCAGACCAGGTCGAGGGCGAGTACTTCTGGCTGGCGGATCGCTCGGTGGAAGCCGAGCGGTGGCCGGTGGTCGCGCGGAAGGACCCGTTGCAGCCGTGGCACCGCTTCGAGATGTCCACCACTGAGTTCGTCTACCGGTTGATCGCGGATCCGGAGTTCAAGCCCTTCACCGTGGCCGATCCGCCGCGCCGGGCGTTCTTCCTGCCGGCCGGGCAGACGATTTCCAGCGCAGAGGAATGGGAGGCCCTCACCAACCCGAACCAGGAGAGCTGAACGGCCCACCTACGGCCGCACCCCTAACCGTTCACGGTCGGCAGCGGAAGTGGCTCGTGAACAGGAGATGCCCTCCGCGCTGGGGCGGAACCCGCGGGTTCGGCGATCTCCGCTACCACACCTGACGGCCGGGGTCAGGACCGGGGAGTTGCGGACCCGGTCCTGACCCGTCCCGCTCTCGGCGGCAGCCAGGCGTGGCCCACCCTCCCGCCCGCCGCTTCGTCCTCGGACGTGCCCGGACGCGGCAATCGCGGGCGGTGCCGCCGGCCGGGCCGGCCGGGGACCGGCCCTTGGCTCGTCCCGCATGGCGGACGGACGTCGGCGGATGCCTTCTCTCACAGTCGCTGAGCAGGACGACCCTGTTGATCTAGCCTGGTCGGGGCGGGACAGGCCACCCCAGGAACGCCCCCATCGGGGCCGGGGACCGGCAATCGCCAGCAATCCGGTACCAGGGGGAGATAGCGATGATCAAGACCAAGGTGTCGCGGGTGCGCCCGGACAAGGTCGACCAGCTCAAGGCCTGGCTCGCCGAGGGCATGCGCCGCTCCGACGAGATCCGGGAGACCTTCGTCGCCGAGGGCGTCACCCACGAGCAGGGTTTCCTGCTCAGCACGGCGGACGGGCCGGTGTTCGTCTACGTCGTGGAGTGCGCCGACTACGACGCCGCCGTGCGGGCCTTCCATGACTCGCCGTTCCCGATCGACGCCGAGCACAAGGCGGTACTCGCCGAGGTGCTCGACGGTGAGCTGGACGTGCCGCTGCTCATCGACGTACGCCTCTGATCGAAGCCCGGGTCGCCGTGGTCAGGCGTTCGTGCCGCGCACGATCGCCACGGCGATGCGGCAGAACTCGTCCATGTCCGGGTTGAAGCCGGCGGCGATGTCCGGGTGCAGGCCGGAGCGGGTCTCGTCGAGCAGCCGCTGGCACACCTGCTCGACGGGCTCACCCGCGTAGCCGGCCCGGACCCGTTCGGTGGCCGCCTGGAGCGCCGAGGTCAGCTGATCCTCGAGCGGGCCGCGCAGCTTCCGCTGCACGGGGTCGAGCCCGCGCGGGTCGAGCGTGACGTGTGGCTCCTGCATGGCGCTCCCTTCGTCGGCGTCCGCGATACCCCACCGGGGTCGACGGTCAAACCACCTTCGGTACGGCGGCCACCCGCACCTGGTACGAGAAGTCCTCGGCCGGCTCCTCGGCGTATGACAGGCGACGGATCTGCCGGTCGTCGTCGTAGAGGGCGACGTCCACGAGAACCCCGAGATGGGCCAGGCCGATGGTCGCCACCCGCTTCTTGTTCTGCAGCACCGCGCACACCCCGCCGAGCAGGGTGCTCGCGTCGGAGGTGCGGTGCCCGGGTGGACAGCGAAGGACCACGTCCACCTCGACCGGCCCGGTCAGCGGCGTCCAGCCGCTGTGCTGGGCCGCGGCGCAGGCCGCTTCGAGCAGGGCGCGGACCCTCGTCGCCTGCCGGTGTCCGGCGGCGAAGATGGACAGCGCCTCGGTTTTGACCGGTGGCAGGCCGCTCACCTCGAACGTCAGGGCGAGAGCGCGGGTGTCCTGCACGACGGCACCTCCTCGTTGCGCACATCCTGACCAACCGGTGCGGTGGCGGGGGGCGTTCCCGCGATAACCAACCGATCGGACCAGGTAGGGGTCGGCCGGAGGCGTATCGACGTCGACGGCGTACGCGCTGGTGGCGGAGCTAGGAAAACGCTAGTGCACCGGACGCACGCTGGGTAGATTCGCCGCTCACGGAGTGGGACGGGGTGGGAAGGCGCAGAACTCGTTGCCCTCCGGATCGGCCAGTACCCACCAGCTCACCGCGTCGTCCGGCTCGCGCAGCAGCGTCGCGCCGGCCGCGACCAGCTCCGACGGGTCCGGACCGGTCAGGTCCACGTCCCAGTGCATCCGGTTCTTGACCGACTTCCGCTCCGGCACCGGATTGAAGATCCAGTAGTCCCAGGGGAACCCGTGGGCGTCGACCAGGCTGGCGTGCCCCTCCTCGCTGGGCTCGACCCTGCCACCGACCACTCCCGCCCACCAGGTCGCCTGGGCGAGCGCGTCGGCCGTGTCCACGACCAGCGCGATCGGGCCCGGCCGGGACCCGGTGCCGGGCGGGAAGGCGCAGAACAGGTTGCCGTCCGGGTCGGCCAGCACCCACCAGCGGATCTCCGCGTCCGGCTCGCGCACCACCCGCGCGCCCGCCGCCTCCAGCGCCGCCGGGCGGGGCTCGGTGAGTTGCAGGTCCAGGTGGACGCGGGTCTTGACCGTACGCGGCTCGGGCACCCGGTTGACCCAGATCGACTCGGCGTCGACGCCGCCCGGTTTGTCGATCCGGGTGTCGCCGTCGCCGACGTCCACCAGCTCGCCGTCGAGCACCCTGGCCCAGAAGGCGCCCAGCTGGTGGGCGTCGGAGGCGTCGAGGCAGAGGTCCTTGAAGCGCGCGATCACTCGACCATCATGAGGGTGGGATGCGCCAGGCGCACGAGCAATTGCGGCATGGTCTCGTCGGCCGCCTTCCGGTCCTGTCCGGTGGCTCCCATCCGTGATTGCCACTCGCGGTTTCCAGCCGGGACCGCTGGTAGGGCGCGCCGCTGTCAGACACAGTGTCCTCGGTGATGTCGGTGGCGCCTGCGATGCTGTGGGCGTGGAGTACGTGTCCAGAGTGCCGCGACCGCCGCTGGACGGGCTGATCGACGACCTCTACTACCTGGAGGGCACGCCGCCGTACGCCCGGCTGACGCTGCCGCCGATGCCGGCGGCGTTGCTCATCGTCAACCTCGGGGCGCCGTTCCGGATCCGGGCCGGCACCGACATCGAGATGGTCGAGTACGCCGACGGCTGCGTGGTCACGACGCCCACTCGCGCGTTGGAGTTCGGCTACCCACCCCGGACCCGGTCGGTGGGCGTGCACGTCAAGCCGTGGGGGCTGGCGCCGTTCCTGCCGATGCCCGCGGTCGAGCTGTGTGACCGGCCGGTGACGATGGAGCAGGTCTGGGGCCGGCCCGCCGTTGCTGAGCTGCGCGACCGGCTGGCCACGGCGGACGGACCGCACGAGATGCTGACGCTGCTGGAGGAGGAGCTGATGCGGCGGCTGTGCGAGGCCGCCGGCCTGGGGCTGGTCCGCCGTACGAGCGGCGTCATCGCGGCGACCGGCGGAGCGGTGGCGATCGGTGACCTGAGCGTGGCAGCCGGTGTCAGCAGCACCCATCTGGCACAGCGGTTCAAGGAGCTGGTCGGCGTCACGCCGAAGCGGCTGGCCCGCACCTACCGCTTCGCCGCCACCGTGTTCGCGATCGATCCCGC
This genomic stretch from Micromonospora krabiensis harbors:
- a CDS encoding MGH1-like glycoside hydrolase domain-containing protein; translation: MITDRSSSDASAPDAERIRLAQADSGEQDWRAWGPYLSERAWGTVREDYSEHGTAWDYFPHDHARSRAYRWNEDGMAGVCDDRQTFCFALALWNGVDPILKERMFGLGGDGGNHGEDVKEYWWYEDSTPTHSWMRWRYHYPQAAFPYDELVAVNALRGRDDTEYELVDTGIFDDDRYWAVTVDYAKASPTDLCIVVTVANRGDRAATLHVLPTLWFRNTWAWGLPGADRVPRLVGEGSRLVGEHWVLGQVLLEGEGTPTPLLCDNDTNAERLWGLPGRSPYPKDGINDHVVNGAPTVNPDREGTKGALHYVLDVPAGGQRQIRLRLTRTAPPPAAGPPPPADLGDGFDAVVWARRAEANRFFAGIIPAAATTDEALVARQAIAGLMWGKQFYHFDVKRWLEGDPGSTPPPAGRRHGRNSHWWHMTSFDVISMPDPWEYPWYAAWDLAFHCVSIARVDPAFAKAQLLLLLREWYLHPNGQIPAYEWAFGDVNPPVHAWAALKVFEIDGGRDHEFLARVMHKLLLNFTWWVNRKDTGGNNVFEGGFLGLDNVGPFDRSAALPVAGVLEQSDGTGWMAMYALNMLDIAIVLAEHDRTWVDTATKFFEHFAYIAAAAYSQGLWDDEDAFFYDVLRLADGSKVPLKVRSVVGLLPLAAVTRLTARTLHHLPELGARLRWFLTNRPEYADVVGTRRLGPDGRQQRLLSMVGPEQMVRLLARMLDTDEFLSEYGLRTLSRAHLDKPFAVTLGGQEFAVGYEPAESTSGLFGGNSNWRGPIWMPTNFLLVSALRDYAAFYGDDLQIEYPTRSGVKRTLDEIADDLSARLIALFTRDGWGRRPIYGAAQLFQTHPDWRDLISFPEYFHGDNGAGLGAWHQTGWTALVADLILTLRR
- a CDS encoding TetR/AcrR family transcriptional regulator; amino-acid sequence: MSEPPETDADQAVRDTIVAVARRLAETEGWAAVSPRRLAERADLELAELYRHFADQEEVLAAVAVRAFADLAADLAEAHADAVPGPEGAWPAVVGAYLDFAYANPEVYDAMLVLTPDLTLGIDGVPAAPRAVFVELRAALAPLAQGRDPDSLAEVGWSLLHGLVMLTRAGRLRPEAQEDRETIIADHLLRWPLAVIDAGRTADR
- a CDS encoding HAD family hydrolase, producing MARRQAQVLVFDADDTLWENNVVFERVIDDFLAWLDHPTLDRQEIRAILDDIERANAVVHGYGSKVFLRSLGECLERLRERPATDAERREIDRLAVALVEHKVELMPGVADALDELAGRHELLLLTKGERTEQQRKLDASGLLHHFRAAHIVPEKNVDTYRWLTREHAFDPADAWMIGNSPRSDILPARAAGLNAVFIPNENTWVLEDEELDPTDAGVLRLAAFPDLLRHF
- a CDS encoding DUF6176 family protein, producing the protein MIKTKVSRVRPDKVDQLKAWLAEGMRRSDEIRETFVAEGVTHEQGFLLSTADGPVFVYVVECADYDAAVRAFHDSPFPIDAEHKAVLAEVLDGELDVPLLIDVRL
- a CDS encoding RusA family crossover junction endodeoxyribonuclease, with product MQDTRALALTFEVSGLPPVKTEALSIFAAGHRQATRVRALLEAACAAAQHSGWTPLTGPVEVDVVLRCPPGHRTSDASTLLGGVCAVLQNKKRVATIGLAHLGVLVDVALYDDDRQIRRLSYAEEPAEDFSYQVRVAAVPKVV
- a CDS encoding VOC family protein, which produces MIARFKDLCLDASDAHQLGAFWARVLDGELVDVGDGDTRIDKPGGVDAESIWVNRVPEPRTVKTRVHLDLQLTEPRPAALEAAGARVVREPDAEIRWWVLADPDGNLFCAFPPGTGSRPGPIALVVDTADALAQATWWAGVVGGRVEPSEEGHASLVDAHGFPWDYWIFNPVPERKSVKNRMHWDVDLTGPDPSELVAAGATLLREPDDAVSWWVLADPEGNEFCAFPPRPTP
- a CDS encoding AraC family transcriptional regulator; this translates as MEYVSRVPRPPLDGLIDDLYYLEGTPPYARLTLPPMPAALLIVNLGAPFRIRAGTDIEMVEYADGCVVTTPTRALEFGYPPRTRSVGVHVKPWGLAPFLPMPAVELCDRPVTMEQVWGRPAVAELRDRLATADGPHEMLTLLEEELMRRLCEAAGLGLVRRTSGVIAATGGAVAIGDLSVAAGVSSTHLAQRFKELVGVTPKRLARTYRFAATVFAIDPAEPIDWSDLAGGAGFFDQAHFGHEFRAFTGLTPTRYVEVRRRFLREHPGHVLDGWPLPAD